One region of Salinibacterium sp. TMP30 genomic DNA includes:
- a CDS encoding zf-HC2 domain-containing protein: MTDCGCEKAKAELEEYLDRELNEADFQDVSDHLDNCESCTSEHLVALALKLKVKQACRETAPEELRSAILSKLAGA; this comes from the coding sequence ATGACCGATTGTGGTTGTGAAAAAGCGAAAGCTGAGCTCGAGGAGTACCTCGACCGCGAGCTCAACGAAGCAGACTTTCAGGACGTCTCAGATCACCTCGATAACTGCGAGTCGTGCACGAGCGAACATCTCGTTGCGCTCGCGCTGAAGCTCAAGGTCAAGCAGGCGTGTCGCGAAACTGCGCCAGAAGAACTCCGCAGCGCGATCCTGTCGAAGCTGGCAGGCGCCTAA
- a CDS encoding sigma-70 family RNA polymerase sigma factor — MTALLSTQPDAVISELELLLMTTDRVEHSATDAAADDKRRLFEEQALPFMDQLFGAAMRMTRNPSDAADLVQETFVKAFQAFGQFQQGTNLKAWLYRIQTNTFINIYRKNQRNPYQGTIDELEDWQLGGAESITQSVSTRSAEAEAIDHLPDSAVKDALQSIPEDFRLAVYFADVEGFSYQEIAEIMKTPVGTVMSRLHRGRRMLRELLADYARDRTPGTPAPSRSKK, encoded by the coding sequence ATGACTGCACTACTGAGCACTCAGCCGGATGCCGTGATCAGCGAACTAGAATTGTTGCTGATGACTACCGACAGAGTTGAGCACAGCGCCACTGACGCCGCCGCAGATGACAAGCGACGGCTGTTCGAAGAGCAAGCACTGCCCTTTATGGACCAACTCTTTGGTGCCGCAATGCGTATGACGCGCAACCCCAGCGATGCTGCAGACCTTGTACAAGAAACGTTTGTCAAAGCGTTTCAAGCGTTTGGGCAGTTTCAGCAGGGTACGAACCTCAAGGCGTGGCTGTACCGTATCCAGACAAACACGTTCATCAACATCTATCGCAAGAATCAGCGCAATCCTTACCAAGGAACGATCGATGAACTCGAAGATTGGCAGCTGGGCGGCGCAGAGTCGATAACTCAGTCGGTCTCCACGCGTTCAGCTGAAGCGGAAGCGATCGATCACCTACCCGACAGTGCAGTAAAAGACGCACTTCAGTCGATCCCCGAAGACTTTCGACTCGCCGTCTATTTTGCCGACGTTGAAGGCTTCTCCTATCAAGAGATCGCCGAAATCATGAAAACCCCCGTGGGGACCGTAATGAGCCGACTGCACCGTGGCCGTCGGATGTTGCGCGAACTGCTTGCCGACTATGCGCGTGATCGCACCCCTGGCACGCCAGCACCATCAAGGAGCAAGAAATGA
- the aroA gene encoding 3-phosphoshikimate 1-carboxyvinyltransferase — translation MFVSKYSNPEFSPYDDDSVPETMVPGNWPAPTVTHALSASLSLPGSKSLTNRELVLAALADGPSRLHAPLHSRDSALMIQALRALGVAIDEIPTGNVFGPDLAVTPAELEGGSSIDCGLAGTVMRFLPPVAALALGPIAFDGDDAARRRPMRTTIDSLRALGVDVSDDGRGTLPFSLYGMGSVAGGEISIDASASSQFVSGLLLAAARFDNGLTLRHTGEKLPSMPHIEMTIACLAARGVIVESPEPGVWIVPAGPIRAIDVSLEPDLSNAAPFLAAAVVAGGTVTIEGWPASTTQVGADLEQLLPLFGATATRADGALTIDGGAGVIGGDSYPGIELDLSTGGELAPAIVALAALASSPSTITGIGHLRGHETDRLAALSAEINALGGAVTELDDGLHIEPRTLHGGVWHSYEDHRMSTAGAIIGLAVDGIEIEGIDATAKTLPQFPALWATLVGDAPLTTTTLGLL, via the coding sequence ATGTTCGTATCCAAGTATTCCAACCCAGAGTTCAGCCCGTACGATGACGACTCGGTGCCCGAGACTATGGTGCCCGGAAATTGGCCCGCACCGACGGTGACTCACGCCCTGTCGGCATCGTTGAGCCTTCCTGGCAGCAAGAGCTTGACTAACCGTGAGCTCGTTTTGGCAGCTCTGGCAGACGGCCCGTCCCGCCTGCATGCCCCCCTGCACTCGCGAGACAGCGCACTCATGATCCAGGCATTGCGCGCTCTCGGCGTGGCAATCGACGAGATCCCCACGGGCAACGTTTTTGGCCCTGACCTTGCGGTCACCCCAGCCGAGCTCGAGGGTGGCAGTTCGATCGATTGCGGCCTCGCCGGAACAGTGATGCGGTTCTTGCCTCCCGTGGCTGCTCTCGCTCTTGGGCCGATTGCGTTCGATGGGGATGATGCGGCACGCCGTCGACCGATGCGCACGACCATTGACTCGCTCCGTGCCCTTGGGGTGGATGTTTCCGACGATGGTCGCGGAACGCTCCCTTTCAGCCTCTACGGCATGGGTTCAGTCGCGGGTGGAGAGATCAGTATCGATGCTTCGGCGTCGAGTCAGTTTGTTTCAGGCTTGCTCTTGGCTGCAGCCCGTTTTGATAACGGCCTCACTCTGCGTCACACCGGCGAGAAATTGCCGAGCATGCCCCACATCGAGATGACAATTGCGTGCTTGGCTGCGCGTGGTGTCATCGTCGAGAGCCCTGAGCCTGGCGTGTGGATTGTGCCCGCTGGTCCGATTCGTGCGATCGATGTTTCCCTTGAGCCCGACCTCTCGAACGCTGCCCCGTTCTTGGCGGCCGCTGTTGTCGCTGGCGGAACCGTCACCATTGAGGGGTGGCCAGCATCCACAACTCAAGTGGGCGCAGACCTCGAACAGCTCTTGCCCCTGTTTGGTGCAACGGCCACGCGAGCCGATGGTGCGCTCACGATTGATGGCGGCGCGGGCGTGATCGGCGGCGACAGCTATCCCGGAATCGAACTCGATCTGAGCACCGGCGGCGAACTCGCACCAGCGATCGTTGCTTTGGCAGCACTGGCATCGTCCCCGAGCACTATCACCGGCATCGGTCATCTCCGCGGACACGAAACCGACCGTCTTGCCGCGCTCAGCGCAGAAATCAATGCACTCGGTGGAGCCGTGACTGAACTCGACGACGGCCTGCACATTGAGCCCCGGACACTCCACGGCGGGGTGTGGCACAGCTACGAGGATCACCGGATGTCTACCGCCGGTGCAATCATTGGCCTCGCCGTTGACGGCATAGAGATCGAAGGCATCGATGCGACAGCCAAGACTCTCCCCCAGTTCCCAGCGCTGTGGGCGACGCTCGTTGGTGATGCCCCGCTGACCACCACCACTCTCGGGCTGCTGTAA